CTCCTAAGAATTGATTTAACCCTCCCAGCAATCCTCTGAAATGGGTactattatttccttcattttccagatgaaaaagTTGAGGCACAGAGGATGTATAACTTGCCCAATATATCATGCAGTATAACCAGGATGACTCTACATCACTATACATATATGACCCCACCTTTTCTTAGACTTTTTAAAAGCTTAGGACCACTGGCATTATTTCAAGGAATACTGAgaagaattattattttcttgagGTTTCACAGTTGTTTAGGAGGTAAATTAAGTGTAGATATCAAGTGCTTGTGTATCTTGATCTAGAGTTTTTTAtagcttctaaaaataaaaaagatacggTAGTCAGGccaaaaaaccccccaaacaGGTCCATAAACATTCAACATTTTTTAGTATAAAGAATTCAACATATAGCTTAAAAACTCAAAACTCAAACCCCAAAAACCCTGAAACATCATATGTtcaatgtgttcagttcagtcgctcagtcatgtccaaatctttgcgaccccatgaatcgcagcatgccaggcatccctgtccatcaccaactcctggagttcactcagactcacgtccatcgagtcagtgatgccatccagccatctcatcctctgtcgtccccttctcctcctgccctcaatccctcccagcatcagggtcttttccaatgaatcaactcttcttatgaggtggccaaagtactggagtttcagctttagcatcattccttccaaagaaatcccagggctgatctccttcaaaatggactggttggatctccttgcagtccgagggactctcaagagtcttctccaacaccacagttcaaaagcatcaattcttcggagctcagctttcttcagtccaactctcacatccatacatgaccactggaaaaaccatagccttgactagacggacctttgttggcaaagtaatgtctctgcttttgaatatgctatctaggttggtcataactttccttccaaggagtaagcatcttttaatttcatggctgcagtcaccatctgcagtgattttggagccgaaaaaaataaagtctgacactgtttccactgtttccccatctattccccatgaagtgatgggaccagatgccatgatcttcattttctgaatgttgagctttaagcccactttttcactctcctctttcactttcatcaagaggttttgagttcctcttcaccttctgccataagggtggtgtcatctgcatatctgaggttattgatatttctcccggcaatcttttttttggtccactgctgctgctactgctaagtcgcttcagtcgtgtccgactctgtgcaaccccattgacggcagcccaccaggctcccccgtccctgggattctccaggcaagagtactggagtggggtgccattattgAGAGACTATTTCTCACCCCAGATAGTCATAGTTTCATAGTTCAGGAACACAGGAAAGTGACAAACTTCCAAGGAACTCAACCCAAAGAAATTCTTTATATTCCAAATCACTTTTACTCTGAAAGATACCAGCCTTCCTCATCTCTTCAAAATCTTTCATGGAATCATAATTTCTGTAGAAGTCTGCAtatgccttctttcttttttcagccACAGAAAACTTACAGAAAGTTGCAAACCCCAGGGAGACCATGAATGCTCCAACAATATGAAATTGCAGACGTTTGGCCAGGAGGCCATGCATCTGAGGTTTTGCCAAAGCAGTGGACATGGCAGTTTTCCTTCTCGACGGCTCAACCACGATGTCCTCTCAGGCTGATGGAGAAATGGacctctcctggcaatcttgattccagcttgtgcttcttccagcccagagtttctcatgatgtactctgcatagaagttaaataagcagggtgacaatgtacagccttgacgtacttcttttcctatttggaaccagtctgttgttccatgtccagttctaactgtggtttcctgacctgcatataggtttctcaagaggcaggtcaggtggtctggtattcccatctctttcagaattttccacagtttattgtgatctacacagtcaaaggctttggcacagtcaataaagcagaaatgtgtTATGTGAAtatataagttaaagaaaaataaaggttaCCAATTATGGTATGCAGAATTCttcacttgatcttagccaaaaggctgagaaaTGATGTAGGTAGAATTCTAAAACAGTTCCTCTCAGATTTCCAGCCACTGGTATACAAATGCCTTTTCCTAGTGAATTACTCATCTAGACAATGTTGTAAAGGGATTTTATGGAAGTAATTAGGTTTCCAAATCGATCTA
This portion of the Bos taurus isolate L1 Dominette 01449 registration number 42190680 breed Hereford chromosome 15, ARS-UCD2.0, whole genome shotgun sequence genome encodes:
- the LOC132342342 gene encoding cytochrome c oxidase subunit 6C-like: MSTALAKPQMHGLLAKRLQFHIVGAFMVSLGFATFCKFSVAEKRKKAYADFYRNYDSMKDFEEMRKAGIFQSKSDLEYKEFLWVEFLGSLSLSCVPEL